In a single window of the Arachis hypogaea cultivar Tifrunner chromosome 6, arahy.Tifrunner.gnm2.J5K5, whole genome shotgun sequence genome:
- the LOC112696860 gene encoding transcription factor MYB60, translating into MGRPPCCDKVGIKKGPWTPEEDIILVSYIQEHGPGNWRSVPTNTGLSRCSKSCRLRWTNYLRPGIKRGNFTPHEEGMIIHLQALLGNKWAAIASYLPQRTDNDIKNYWNTHLKKKLKKFQQQQTASMDSSSHQHLQASSKSFSDRISSSDNKSSTQCSSITTSYASSTENISRLLEGWMRTSPKPSSSSSPFIIKGGGGPSSNHHEIDEENNNNNNDNKEVLLVKSVSMPALNLELHHHQNHHQDFESILSFENLNTTTASCWDKSTCDSMPNNNNHKCSSEPAAATTFSHHHHHHEIEEEEEDYEDQEERKNSKSRDKNNNDNNNPPLSFLEKWLLDENVGHGEEIMELSPIF; encoded by the exons atgggaAGGCCTCCATGCTGTGACAAAGTTGGAATCAAGAAAGGTCCATGGACACCTGAGGAGGATATCATCCTTGTCTCTTACATCCAAGAACATGGTCCTGGAAATTGGAGATCAGTCCCTACTAATACtg GGTTGTCAAGATGCAGCAAAAGTTGTAGGCTAAGGTGGACAAATTATCTAAGGCCAGGAATCAAGAGAGGAAACTTCACTCCCCATGAAGAAGGAATGATTATTCACTTGCAAGCTCTTCTTGGTAACAA atgggcAGCCATAGCTTCATACCTTCCACAAAGAACAGACAATGACATAAAGAATTATTGGAACACACATCtaaagaagaagctcaagaaattCCAACAACAACAAACAGCGTCCATGGATTCTTCTTCTCATCAGCACCTTCAAGCGTCATCTAAGAGCTTCAGTGACAGAATTTCATCATCAGATAATAAGTCTTCTACTCAGTGTTCATCAATTACCACATCCTATGCATCAAGCACTGAGAACATTTCAAGGCTTCTAGAAGGTTGGATGAGAACTTCTCCAAAaccatcttcatcatcttctccattcatcatcaaaggaggaggaggaccaTCATCAAATCATCATGAGATTGATGaagaaaacaataacaacaacaatgataATAAGGAGGTTCTTCTAGTCAAGTCTGTTTCTATGCCTGCTTTGAATCTTGAgcttcatcatcatcagaatcATCATCAAGACTTTGAATCTATTCTTTCCTTTGAGAATCTCAACACTACTACTGCTTCTTGCTGGGACAAATCTACTTGTGATTCTAtgcctaataataataatcacaaatGTTCTTCAGAACCTGCTGCTGCTACtactttttctcatcatcatcatcatcatgaaattgaggaagaagaagaggactaTGAGGATCAAGAGGAGAGGAAGAATAGTAAGAGTAGGGATAAGAATAATAATGACAATAATAACCCTCCATTGTCATTCCTTGAGAAGTGGCTATTGGATGAGAATGTTGGTCATGGTGAGGAGATCATGGAGTTATCTCCTATCTTCTAA